Proteins from a genomic interval of Microbacterium abyssi:
- a CDS encoding MFS transporter, translating into MLSEDSATDESQIEKARSADALTRLRVWVRTSMADPVLRALVTATAVSRIGRGVFFAITVLFFTQIIGLSGAEAAVVLAAASGFGVAASFLGGWLADRWSARRLTLAFEALGGLFLIGYAFVGDFFSALTIACAANFFDTIGHSARSAIIARGFSADKRVHARAVLRTVTNLSIALGAGIAAVALASGTAWAYRTVIVVAGALGVVGALALLRLPARVDAPARATIEPVRTETGSIDTSANKAAARASRRDWNRRSPWRNPRYLLLSLLSAIFGMQFGVAEVGMPLWITTATNAPEVMVAILLIVNTTLVVIFQVPMSRGTHDVRTAGRVTMIAGWLMAAACIVYALSAGLSARFAIVVLVIAAVGHTFAEVLSQAGAWGLSFELADPERAGAYQGVFGMGFSISALAAPILVNATAIELGLAGWVLLAVIFLGSALGIAAIARRATTAVEPRSD; encoded by the coding sequence TCACGCGGCTGCGTGTATGGGTCCGAACGAGCATGGCGGACCCGGTCCTGCGGGCACTCGTCACCGCGACCGCCGTGTCGCGCATCGGCCGTGGTGTGTTCTTCGCGATCACTGTTCTCTTCTTCACGCAGATCATCGGACTAAGCGGCGCCGAGGCCGCCGTCGTCCTCGCCGCCGCGAGCGGCTTCGGGGTGGCTGCGTCGTTCCTCGGCGGCTGGCTGGCCGATCGCTGGAGTGCGCGACGGCTGACACTGGCGTTCGAAGCGCTCGGCGGCCTGTTCCTGATCGGCTACGCCTTCGTCGGCGACTTCTTCAGCGCGCTGACCATCGCCTGCGCGGCGAACTTCTTCGACACCATCGGCCACTCGGCGCGCTCTGCGATCATCGCCCGCGGCTTCTCCGCCGACAAACGTGTTCACGCGAGAGCTGTGTTGCGCACCGTCACGAACCTCTCCATCGCGCTCGGCGCCGGCATCGCTGCGGTGGCGCTGGCGAGCGGCACGGCGTGGGCGTATCGGACCGTCATCGTCGTCGCCGGCGCTCTGGGCGTGGTCGGAGCACTCGCGCTGCTGCGACTGCCTGCACGCGTCGACGCGCCCGCCCGCGCGACCATCGAACCGGTGCGCACCGAGACGGGTTCGATCGATACATCGGCGAACAAGGCGGCCGCGCGGGCGTCGCGTCGCGACTGGAACCGGCGTTCGCCCTGGCGCAACCCGCGATATCTGCTGTTGTCGCTGCTCTCGGCGATCTTCGGCATGCAGTTCGGCGTTGCGGAGGTCGGGATGCCGCTGTGGATCACCACCGCCACGAACGCCCCGGAGGTGATGGTCGCGATCCTGCTGATCGTGAACACCACGCTGGTGGTGATCTTCCAGGTGCCGATGTCGCGCGGCACCCATGATGTCCGCACCGCGGGCCGCGTCACGATGATCGCCGGCTGGCTGATGGCCGCTGCGTGCATCGTCTATGCGCTCTCCGCAGGCCTCTCCGCGCGGTTCGCGATCGTGGTGCTCGTCATCGCCGCCGTCGGCCACACGTTCGCCGAGGTCCTCTCGCAGGCCGGCGCGTGGGGACTCAGCTTCGAGCTGGCGGATCCGGAACGCGCCGGAGCCTACCAGGGCGTCTTCGGCATGGGCTTCTCCATCTCGGCGCTCGCCGCACCGATTCTGGTCAACGCGACGGCAATCGAGCTGGGGCTTGCAGGCTGGGTGCTCCTCGCCGTGATCTTCCTCGGATCAGCGCTGGGCATCGCCGCGATCGCGCGTCGCGCGACGACGGCCGTGGAGCCGCGGAGCGACTGA
- the ehuA gene encoding ectoine/hydroxyectoine ABC transporter ATP-binding protein EhuA codes for MPETPDTHTGAITLNDGDVPAIRFDKVEKRFGDHVVLHDLDFTVRRGDRVTLIGPSGSGKTTILRLVMTLEEANEGYILIDGKPLTHYEKDGKRVELKEKHKNEMRKRIGMVFQQFNLFPNMTVIENIIEAPVHVLGLSKTDAIERGRALLEKVGLPDKENAHPTQLSGGQQQRVAIARALAMEPEILLLDEVTSALDPEVVGEVLNILRDIARETDVTMLIVTHEMQFARDVSNRVLMFDSGRIVEEGTPEQIFSNPQEQRTRDFLSAVL; via the coding sequence TTGCCCGAAACGCCTGACACCCACACCGGCGCCATCACACTCAACGACGGCGATGTCCCCGCCATCCGCTTCGACAAGGTCGAGAAGCGCTTCGGCGACCATGTCGTGCTGCACGACCTCGACTTCACTGTGCGCCGCGGGGACCGTGTGACCCTGATCGGGCCGAGTGGCTCGGGCAAGACCACGATCCTGCGGCTCGTCATGACGCTGGAGGAGGCGAACGAGGGATACATCCTCATCGACGGCAAGCCGCTCACTCACTACGAGAAGGACGGCAAGCGGGTCGAGCTGAAGGAGAAGCACAAGAACGAGATGCGCAAGCGCATCGGCATGGTGTTCCAGCAGTTCAACCTGTTCCCGAACATGACCGTGATCGAGAACATCATCGAGGCTCCGGTGCATGTGCTGGGGCTGTCGAAGACCGATGCGATCGAGCGAGGGCGGGCTCTGCTGGAGAAGGTGGGGCTCCCCGACAAGGAGAACGCGCACCCGACGCAGCTCTCCGGCGGACAGCAGCAGCGCGTGGCGATCGCGCGCGCACTGGCCATGGAGCCCGAGATCCTGCTGCTCGACGAGGTCACCAGCGCGCTTGACCCCGAAGTGGTCGGCGAGGTGCTGAACATCCTGCGCGACATCGCCCGCGAGACGGACGTGACGATGCTGATCGTGACACACGAGATGCAGTTCGCGCGGGACGTGTCGAACCGGGTGCTCATGTTCGACAGCGGGCGCATCGTCGAGGAGGGCACCCCCGAGCAGATCTTCAGCAACCCGCAGGAGCAGCGGACCAGGGACTTCCTCTCGGCCGTGCTCTGA